One stretch of Streptomyces sp. A2-16 DNA includes these proteins:
- a CDS encoding Rieske 2Fe-2S domain-containing protein encodes MPLRRRHDNLAALPRDPRADDYPMPTVPYGWYAVLRSRQLRPGKVVGLHYFGRALIAFRGADGRAAVRDAHCPHYGAHLGAGGRVVDGTVECPFHGWRFGTDGRCVEAPFAVRTPKVSLDGFPVREHSGLVFVHAGPGEPSWEVPEIPETGSKEFAAPIDDRCRARIHVQEMRENIVDESHFHFIHGQSEPPVQDWRTDGPFAEARGRISRRVLGRVVDNTFDAFMYGPGVMVVRTHGPLLSVTAVALSTPVDDSTSELRMLYYLRKPAGLPFLTPLAKLVFRREALGEVREEVAIWDHKIHQARPVLLPHEKGIKALRRWYAQFYPSD; translated from the coding sequence ATGCCTTTACGTCGTAGACATGACAACCTGGCCGCCCTGCCGCGTGATCCGCGCGCCGACGACTACCCGATGCCGACCGTGCCGTACGGCTGGTACGCGGTGCTGCGCAGCCGCCAACTGCGGCCGGGCAAGGTCGTCGGCCTGCACTACTTCGGGCGCGCGCTCATCGCCTTCCGGGGAGCCGACGGCCGGGCAGCCGTACGGGACGCGCACTGCCCGCACTACGGCGCGCATCTCGGCGCGGGCGGAAGGGTCGTGGACGGCACGGTGGAGTGCCCGTTCCACGGATGGAGGTTCGGTACCGACGGCCGGTGCGTCGAGGCCCCCTTCGCGGTGCGCACCCCCAAGGTCTCCCTCGACGGTTTCCCGGTCCGCGAGCACAGCGGGCTCGTCTTCGTCCACGCCGGGCCCGGCGAGCCGTCGTGGGAGGTCCCGGAGATCCCCGAGACGGGATCGAAGGAGTTCGCCGCGCCCATCGACGACCGCTGCCGGGCACGCATCCACGTCCAGGAGATGCGCGAGAACATCGTCGACGAGTCCCACTTCCACTTCATCCACGGCCAGAGCGAACCCCCCGTCCAGGACTGGCGGACCGACGGCCCCTTCGCCGAGGCCCGCGGCCGCATCTCCCGCCGCGTCCTCGGCCGGGTCGTCGACAACACCTTCGACGCGTTCATGTACGGGCCCGGCGTCATGGTGGTGCGTACCCACGGCCCCCTGCTGTCGGTGACCGCCGTCGCCCTCAGTACTCCCGTCGACGACAGCACCAGCGAACTGCGGATGCTGTACTACCTCCGCAAACCGGCCGGGCTGCCCTTCCTGACCCCCTTGGCCAAGCTCGTCTTCCGCAGGGAGGCACTGGGCGAGGTGCGCGAGGAGGTCGCGATCTGGGACCACAAGATCCACCAGGCGCGCCCCGTCCTGCTTCCGCACGAGAAGGGCATCAAGGCGCTGCGCCGCTGGTACGCGCAGTTCTATCCGTCCGACTGA
- a CDS encoding class I SAM-dependent methyltransferase: MAAAAPKPEILASFEAAKGFMPLGEGLALHEAALEAGRLGLPLLEVGTYCGRSAILLGDAAREAGVVALTVDHHRGSEEQQPGWEYHDPQTVDAELGVMDTLPTFRRTLYRAGLEEHVVALVGRSPQIAKVWGSPLGLVFIDGGHTDEHANADYEGWAPHVAEGGLLVIHDVFPEPEDEFTGQAPYRIYLRALASGAFEEVSATDSLRVLRRTRAGI; the protein is encoded by the coding sequence ATGGCCGCGGCCGCACCCAAGCCCGAGATCCTTGCCTCCTTCGAGGCCGCGAAGGGGTTCATGCCCCTGGGCGAGGGACTGGCCCTGCACGAGGCCGCTCTGGAGGCCGGGCGGCTGGGGCTGCCGCTGCTGGAGGTCGGGACGTACTGCGGCCGCTCGGCGATCCTGCTCGGGGACGCCGCCCGGGAGGCCGGGGTGGTCGCGCTGACCGTCGACCACCACCGGGGCAGCGAGGAGCAGCAGCCGGGGTGGGAGTACCACGATCCGCAGACCGTCGACGCCGAGCTCGGTGTGATGGACACGCTGCCGACCTTCCGCAGGACCCTGTACCGGGCCGGGCTGGAGGAGCACGTGGTCGCGCTCGTCGGACGGTCGCCGCAGATCGCGAAGGTCTGGGGCTCCCCGCTCGGCCTGGTCTTCATCGACGGCGGCCACACCGACGAGCACGCGAACGCCGACTACGAGGGCTGGGCCCCCCATGTGGCCGAGGGCGGCCTGCTCGTCATCCATGACGTGTTCCCCGAGCCGGAGGACGAGTTCACGGGACAGGCGCCCTACCGGATCTACCTCCGGGCCCTCGCCTCCGGCGCCTTCGAGGAGGTCTCGGCGACCGACTCGCTGCGGGTGCTGCGCCGGACGCGGGCGGGGATCTGA
- a CDS encoding N-acetylmuramoyl-L-alanine amidase encodes MSYAGPDFGPPQPRRPRRRPLTVTLAVLVPGALLGWLVYEGVSGAADGGGTPTSARTRAGAPPTVSSTTADDDKEPSASLKGKVVVIDPGHNLTNFRHTAEINRKVDIGTNRKECDTTGTSTNSGYAEAAFTLDVAHRLRTLLEKQGAKVELTQDGDRPYGPCVDERARIGNTAKADAVVSIHADGAGAGQRGYHVILPGRVHRGIADTRRIVAPSAVLGERIADDFGRVTGTKPSNYIGHGTGLDTRTDLGGLNLSTVPKVFIECGNMRDSKDAALFTSAAWRQKAAQGISEGIVSFLRG; translated from the coding sequence GTGTCGTACGCAGGCCCCGACTTCGGTCCTCCCCAGCCCCGCCGCCCCCGGCGCCGTCCGCTGACCGTCACCCTCGCCGTGCTCGTGCCGGGCGCGCTGCTCGGGTGGCTCGTGTACGAGGGGGTGAGCGGGGCGGCAGACGGCGGCGGGACGCCGACGTCCGCGCGTACCCGGGCCGGCGCACCGCCGACCGTCTCCTCCACCACCGCCGACGACGACAAGGAACCGTCCGCCTCGCTCAAGGGCAAGGTCGTCGTCATCGACCCGGGGCACAACCTCACCAACTTCCGCCACACGGCCGAGATCAACCGCAAGGTGGACATCGGCACGAACCGCAAGGAGTGCGACACCACGGGGACGTCCACCAACTCCGGCTACGCGGAGGCCGCGTTCACCCTGGATGTCGCCCACCGCCTGCGCACCCTGCTGGAGAAGCAGGGCGCCAAGGTCGAGCTGACGCAGGACGGCGACCGGCCCTACGGCCCGTGCGTGGACGAGCGGGCCCGGATCGGCAACACGGCGAAGGCCGACGCGGTGGTGTCGATCCACGCGGACGGGGCGGGCGCCGGACAGCGCGGCTACCACGTGATCCTGCCCGGCCGCGTCCACCGGGGCATCGCCGACACCCGCCGGATCGTCGCCCCCTCCGCCGTCCTCGGCGAGCGCATCGCGGACGACTTCGGACGCGTCACGGGCACGAAGCCCTCCAACTACATCGGCCACGGCACCGGACTCGACACCCGCACCGACCTGGGCGGCCTCAATCTGTCAACGGTCCCCAAGGTGTTCATCGAATGCGGCAACATGCGCGACAGCAAGGACGCGGCACTGTTCACGAGCGCGGCCTGGCGTCAGAAGGCCGCGCAAGGAATCTCTGAGGGAATCGTGAGTTTCCTGCGCGGGTAA